The nucleotide sequence aatttagttttctcacctataaaaggaaggagttaaattagatgacctctaaggttcctaaGAATCTAGATTTAGAATCCTATGATCCTATCTATTGCCAAATTAATCAGAAAGGACAGCTTTACAGAACCTGCAAATATTCAACACAGACTGAATTATTGTGCATGATGCAACAAGTCAGTTATAGTGAATCAGAATTTGGCACTTCTCACCCCTTTGCTTTTTACTCCATAAAAGTAGTTATGGGAAAGAACCATCCAGGAGATCTACACATTACTGGCCAGCCCTTCCAGAGTTTTACTTTCAGTATTATACCATTCCTTAGGGGTCAGCACAGACTAGTAGACTGAATCTCTAAATATTTACTTGGTTCTCAACTCTTACCTTAGTATCCTGAGTGCTTCTGCTAAAATGGATTTATCTATATGACTCATACAATGTAGAGACCTTAGCTTTTTGTTTCACTGCTTCtactgaaacattaaaaaaaaaagtaggtaacctatttttctaacttttctattctttttttttgctttagagtTAATTGTGACTCAGTCATTCTCCATCATgctatttttcccctttggtttcaaaataaaattcagaaaaaaattaataaaataactaaaCTGTAAACTTCTTCCTTTGAGACAACTGTATCTTCTTATCTTTTATCAAACAGCTCTTTCTTCATAATAATGACATTCCCTTGGAAAGTTAACTATAATTCTTGCAGAAATAACAAACTTCCTCTAAAACAGCAGTTGGCATACCTTAATTATCAAACCATTGGCTAGGACTATGTTGGTCACTAAAAGAAGCTTACAATGTGGGATTTAGAATGACTgctttaattaattagttaagatCATTTTTTGGAATGTGTCATTTTAAGTCCCCTATCCCTCTTGCACTAGAAATGCCCATAAACACAGACAAATCCCACCCATCTGAGGATAGTACTGCTTTATTTTGATGGGTGAAAAATAAGGTAGATGAGCCTAAAGAAATTCTCTCTTCCAAAGCTGTGCAACATcaataaaggctttttttttttagatttttttttaaacccttgtacttcggtgtattgtctcataggtggaagattggtaagggtgggcaatggggggtcaagtgacctgcccagggtcacacagctgggaagtggctgaggctgcctgactctcactccactgaataaaggctttttaaaaaattcttatttaaaaagttcttttctccaTCTGGTCATGAGATACCAAGTGACTTGAAGGCATTCTGTACCCAGTTGTAAGACTGATTTAAATCCCAATCTCTttaattttatagtttaaaatCAAGTTTGAAAGGAAGAACAGACTTTTTAGTGAGATGGCTCTaaacaagttttcttttttccctgagcAAAAGTTGTTTCCTAACATTTGCCAGCCTCTTCTATTACACACATGAAAGGggcaagaaaatgacaaaacatacAGGCTCTTCTTGCTAAGTTCTTCACTCTCAGCATCTCTTCCTTCAGTGCACATTTAAGGGCTGTCCACAATTAGAAGTAAATAGATTACAACATAGTCAAAGCCTGTTAGTGGAACAAAAGGTGACCCCTTTCCAGGATGTATCTATCTGGAACAATTCTGACAACTGGCAAGACATTCTGTTCTCTTTAAGTATCTCATTTTTCAGGATCAGATGAGTTTCATTTTAAGTAGCATCAAAAGACTAAAATTAAACTTGGTtactaagaaaacaaaattttcttcGAAAGAAACTGATATACACAAAACCCAGATTTTAGTTACCAAAGGGGTCATATCTTAcactatttaaatattaaaagagttaaatattatTAAGAACCATGCTTCCTCATTGAGGATTCACCTACCAAGTTACCAAAAATAATTATCTAAGGGGCCCAGAGTGCCAAGAGGAAAGGGCAGGACAGAATAACTAGAAGTGTGCCTTAATTGCACACTGGGTACTCAATATATGTttgctgaatttttaaaagtaaatatactTACAATTAAAAAATCTAGAGAAGAGACAAGCAAGGAGATATAAACAagcaaaatgttttcaaatttcaTTTATGTTTCATGTATACATCAAGCAAACCTATGAGAATAGTGAAACTGTGCTCCTAGGAACCTCATCAGTCTTAAGTATACTGCAAGTAATCTTACTAGGGAACTTTGCAATGTTAACTgctgacattttttaaatgacacactaAAGTCTGTCTAAAAATGGATACCTGCTGCTTATCCCATCTGATCTGTTtgcaagaacaaaatgaaaatctcCATACCGATGAAATATTTAGATTAGGAACTGTGGtaatcccaaagaagagatatgataaggcatctctttatcttctttgaggaagggaaggaattatatCTGTTAACATTGAATATAATGGCATATTTTTTCAATGTGTTAATTTTTTGAACTgtgctttttctccttttttttcattctttgttacaaaggatgatTCTccagaagggaaagaggtaaaggATATATGATATAGGAGGTGTTAAAAAAACTGTCTTAAAAAAACCTGTTCTAATAGCTTTCCTAAAAGCAATCACAAATAAAATATGGCATTTTCCTTGTCTTCAGCACCCTATGAAATACTTGGTTCCCTGCTCACTTGCAGGCATTCTTTGTGGTTCTACTTTCCTCCTAGTTATCCCAAACACACCAATGGGACTTAGTAAGGGGCATGGATGTAGTGTCCTTAATTGTTTAGTTTACAGTGAAGGTTATGGAaggttccttccttttttttctggggCTCACTGAAAAAGGGCTGAAGGGTTTCAGTTCATCAAGGTTATACACCATTCTCTCTGTATTACTCTATATGAACATTTAAGCATACTTCTAATTCTGATCAAGTGAGTATTGAAATATTCAGCCCACATTCCTGGTTTCAACATTGATGAATAGCAAACTATTATAGGACCTATATATAGGTTCTATATTCTGCATCTATATTCTCACCTACAAGTCAGAGAAGCTATCAAGTGAAAACTGCTTTGGCTTACTCTATGggcctctttctattttttctaccaTCTTAGCTAACttctatttaattaaacaaattaaaaaactcaaaGCAAAAATGTTACAAATAATAGATGTGCTATTTGATGTTAGGCTCCAAAGCATAATGAATTGGTTCTCTGGTTTACTTCTAGGatctagtttttttaaatggttttttagatttagagttttagatttagatttagaattaaaaaaccAAGGACTTAGTCCTTTTGAACAGCAAAGAAAACCATTAAAAATGACAGagagataaataaacaaaaagacagTCAGATATATAGAAGAGGCATAAggagaagtagaggaaagtaaaagggagagagggaggagagagagacagagacagagagaaaagttcctttctcaaatatataaaaataactctAGATATCATAGAGGACTTAACAGTTAAATTCAGTATCACCACTCAAACTGAGGactgaaatgttctatataaatatatttacttttttaattaattcatctcTGGTTTTAAACTGTGGGAGATCTTTCTTCTACCTCAATTCCACTAGCTATTTCTATTACCTTGTCTAAAAGTTCTTTGTTGTGACCGTATGGTAAAAAAAAGTAAGGTAAATGGCTGGGAGAAGAATCACTTGTAGCTCTGTCTACTTTACATATGGAAGTGATatattaaaactaaaatatttttttttcagagcttaAGAATGGTAGAGAATTAGGAAACATAGCTAGAAGTGACAGTCTTTGCTCCTGCGAAGAATCTCATCAGGGACACTGAAAAAGGATGCCTCTTTCTTCCATTCCTGACATAAATATCTTCAAGTTTCTTCTCATCTCTGCACTAACCGTGCCCCTATGGCCTACTGTAGCTTTGCACTCCTTGCAAATCTAAGGGTACATGATAGTGGCTTAAGCTCAGAATAACTGTGTGGCCAATTAGGCTCGGAGACAGAGGTAGTACTTAATTGATAATGAAAACAGTACTAGGGTCAAAAATGAGACCTAATGTTATTTAATAATCACACATatgttgagagccaggcccagagatgggaggtcctgggttcaaatatggcttcagacacctagctgtgtgaccctaggcaaatcatttaatccccattgcctagcccttaccactcttctgccttagaaacgatacacggtattgattctaagatggaaaataagagtttaaaaataaataaatgaataatcatATGTATGAAGCTATTTCCTTCTCAGTAACATGCAGCCTCATTTGTCTTTACTATTTACTCTCTTGTGAAGGAAAGGGACATTTTATATTAGGTAGCAGACCCTTTGTGTTAAACAAAGATCCCCGTTTTCATAAACTGAATGATAGAAGGACCCAGGCTTCTTCAGGAGTGAAATCAGGCAAGATAGGTACTCCAGGTCTGTTCTCAATGCCTTGTCAGAAGGGTATTGATGGGTAAGGAGCAAAGTAATTAGAGGAAATTAATGTTGTATATATATGGTACTAACGAGAAGACAAAGATATAATAATAGTTGCTTTATCTTCATAGAATGAAAGTTTTCACAGAATATTAGACctgaaaagaatcttagaaacTATCTAGTATGGAAGATTTTAATCTAGAGTTCATGGACCTCCAAGGagtctatggatagatttcataAGATCCATGaactcagaaaggaaaaaaagacattgtTATTTGCATTAATATATCTAATTAAAATAGAGTATTTCCTTCTATTATGAATTTTACAAAAACAATTACATATTACAAGAAGGGGTTTATGTAGGCTTCCCTAAACAAATggttccatgacacaaaaaaaggtttgatctagttcaaactcttcattttacaaagagaagATAACTAGAGGCTCAAAGAGGGAAAGGGTCTTGTTCAAGACAACAAATTAATGGTAGGAAAAGAACTAAGACTTAGGTCTCTTGACTTTCAATCTCAGACTCCTTCTTTATCACAACGAGTAAGGAGAAGTAGGGAAGGGGGAAAGTTCCCTCctaggagaaagagaaacatctATGGGATGGGCAGAGAAAAAGGGGTCAGCATTGAAAAAGCCCACCAAAGAAACAGCCAGAAAGATGCCAAAGAGTTCAGTCAGTTAGGTATCAGTAAGTGACATTAAAGGGATTGAACAGGTCCCAGTTGGTCAGGCGTCTGACCACACCAATCTGTTCCAACAGTCAAGGTACCGAAGATGTGAGGGACAGATTCAGGAGAATTAAGAGGTCCAAGCTCCAAGACTAGGGCTCAGAGAAGAAAGTAAGGATGGGGCAGTGGGAAAAGACATCAGACTACTGTatgtggaggtggggatgggCTGCGCAAGAAGACAGAATTGGGATGGTGGTTCGAAGGCAGAGGTTAAGTCTGGGACAATGAAGCAAAAAAGGGGTTGGATGTCAGGGCTGGGGTGGTTGCCAGGGGTCAGAGGTTAGGATTGGGTAGGTAGTGGGCCTAAAGAGGGTGAAGGGCAGGGGTCGGCACCTGCAGCCCAGAAGAAGTTGTTGGCCCACACCATGGACAGCGCCAGAGGCTGGTCCAGGCGGCTGCAGGCTGCTGGTCTCGGTAATCGGGCAGGTGGCGCAGGATGAACTCCATGCGGGCCTTCCAGTGCTTCTTGCTCTCCGAGCAGACGCGGAACTGTACAGCAAACTCGGTCGCCTGCCCTGACCCCTTCAACTGCTCCTCCACCCGTCGCCTCTAACCATCGCGCTCCTAACAGAATCAAACCTGGAACCTGTCCTGCCCGACAGCTGCCTTCCCAGAATGCATCGCACCGTCACTGACCTCCAGCGACGGAGGCTTTTGCGCAGCGGCCGCTCTCGCCTTGACTGCTCTGGAGGACCTGATTAGGCATGGAAAACACGTCATCAGCCATCCGCCTGTGGGGAGGAGGAAGTGACTCAGAACTTGAACTGTTGATGTCACCGGTGTGACTTCCCAGTGTCATCTCCCCAGGGCCACTCGAGGCGTCATTGTTCCCAAGTGTTACTGTCACCTTAACTGTCAACATTCCAAATGTCACATACCCCATGTCATCTccagtcaagtcaacaagtacttattaaagcGCCTATTCATGTGCCAGtcactggggagggggaggagatgtaaaaactaaaaaaacaaaacagctcctgctctcaaagagctgaTGGtcggagacaacaagcaaacaactgtgcaaaaaaaaaaaatgtgtaaaggataaactggagataatcaacagaggggagGACACTAAGATTAGGGAGGACAGgaaaaggtttcttgcagaaggaaggactttagctgagaccCAAAGTAAAACAGGAAAGCTACATGACAATGCTTGGAGTTGGGGGATGGAATGTTGGgttcaaggaatagcaaagaTCCAATAAAGGAGTCTGAGAAGGAAACAGATAGgaggagaaataggagagagCAGTGTCCCGAAAACCTAGGGAGAGGGgccaggtaagtggctcagtggattgagagtcaggcctagagacgggagaaatgggttcaaatctgaattcagacacttcctagctgtgtgacttaacccccattgcctagcccttaccacttaacccccattgcctagcccttaccactcttctgccttggaatcaaataCAGAAATGTATTGTAttgtaggtaagggtttaaaaataaaacaaaactagagAGAAGACAATGTCAAAAGCTGTAGAGAGggcaagaaggatgaggactgagaaattAGATTAGGGAATTAAATAGTTTCTGTTGAATGACAAGTTTGGAAGCCAAACTGCAGAGAATTAAGAAGAGAGTGCGAGGAAAGGAAGTTGAAGCATCAATTTGTAGAGAACCTTCCAAGGGAGTTTAGTCACGAAAGAAGGAGAGGTGTAGGACAATAGCTAGTGGAGATGGATGGATCAAGTGAAGGGGTTTTTTTGAGGATAGAGGAGACATAGGCATATTTGTAGACAGTAGAAAAGCAGCCGGTAGGACAGGGAGAAATCGAAAATAAGTGAGAGAGTTCACATGACTAAGGGAGAAGATGATACagaatgggatcacttgtgcaTGTTAAGGGGTTTTGCCCTGGTGAGAAGggccctttcccttctcctcatcTCATATCATTCAAGCACTTTCACTTCCCTCTCCTTCACTTTTGTTTCACAAGAAGAAATGGCCCTTCTTGTCAAGGCAAACCCCATGCTCTTCTTGTGAGACagggataaaagagaaaactttttattcttcctcaaaCTCTTATAACTCTTTCTCCCTTCATCCTTTCAGCTGAGAATCTTGccttatatttcactgaaaaaagtGAGGCCATTTGagaaaaacttctttttcttgtaaACCTTTATACACAATCTGCATGAATTGTCAAGGTGTTCAGATTCTGAGGCCCCTGATCACTGTGTGCATTTTGCCTGCAAACCTGCCAGTATTTTGAATAGGTTGAATTTATTGAAATGAATGCTGAAATTCCATACATATTTTCTGGGTCAAGATAGACTAGAGTTGTAGTATCCACTTTCTCATTGATAGTTAATTCTCTGAGGAATTCTAGATTCATTGTGACATAATGAAAGTAAAGAAAAGTTCCTATAGGCTAGCCCTGAATGTATATGATTCAAGTGACCTTCATACAATTATTGGAACATAATTGTCATTCAGGAGCTGCCAAGCAGTAAACCAAAGACCACTATGTCTTCTTTCTCATCAGTACTGCATAGGGTTTAGAAAGGATGGGTCCTGGAAAGGCTCCAGAAATGAATGTTAGGATTGTGGTTATAGCTGGAAATATGAAGTAGCTCTATTCTCTGATCCTATTCTCCACTTACTAATATTGATTCAgtagaattcaatttttttttctaagatcaagaattattttgtttttatttcatctttttaaaaattcctattaTCATTTAAGTTTTCTAATGTATAAAACTATCAGTACAGCAGAACATAtacaaattcataaaaaatatacatatgagaatgtgctcaaattttttttacaagttcAAAAAGTTTGGAGATAACTGATCTAAAGAATTGCAGTTTCTCATTATTCTAAAGTTAATATAATTCAAGATATATTTTCAAGAAGCAAAAATATCCATGATTTCTCTCCACATGAAACTTTTCATTGTTCCAAATAGCACAATGGTTCAATCAACCATGAGGACAATATTTTAGAAGTGTTACACTTGGTATTTATACTCTTTATGctgtaaaacaaaatatagaaCAAATACTAACTGGTCATTATTTTaactagaaatttaaaaatatgtcttgtTACTGAATACAAGATATTACCTTATAGTGGCTGTAGAAAGAATGGGTTTAAATCAAAGGTGTTACATAGGGTATGTATTAGGATACATTTGCCATTTCTGTACCACGTGGGGAGAAGCAgaggtaaaatatttttcttatcttgtTGGAATTTATTTCTGACTTTTGCTGTTCTCGTCCTTTTAGATTATgtcaaacaataagcatttattaagatgaAAATAAGAAGGTCATGAATAGTtaaattctttgatttaattgagaTTCCAAATGTTTGGTAATGAGAACTGCTGACCTGGGGTAGCTTTCTTATTCAACTAAAATAAATTCTTCTAAGTATTACTTCAATGGTAATTGTTTTATAAGAAGTACTACTCAAAAAAATTTTGtaagaaattagatttttatcCATATACAATACATACTTAAAATCAACCAAGttatactttaaaaaagttaCTTGCAGAACATTGCCTCTCCACTCCCCAGcactcatctataaaactagaATAGTTCAGTATGAAATATGGAGTGAGAAGCAGTAAGTTCTGATTCCTCTGGTCTTTGAAACTTGTCTTGACATCAAAACAAAGTCATAAAACAAATTCCTCTGTTTAACTGGATGAGTAGGAATAGAGAATTCACTGAAGAAAGAGGTCTTCATAAAAGTCTCTGCATAATGGATGCTACTCTCAGATGAGTTCAAGCACTTCAATTGAATACAATCCCATATTTCTTTGCTGGTACAATTTTTGTAGCTGCTGTAAACTTCCTTCAATTTTATTGAGCTCAGAATAAACCCATACCTGGGCTTTCACAAACTTATAAAGACTTGCCAATATTCCTTTTGCTTCTGGAATCATCACAACCACCGTAAAATGAGCATCTAGCAGTAGACAGATCCAATCCATAATCTGGTTCAGGGTTGGAGGACAGGGTCCTGGAAGAGTCATACTAGCATTTTCACTACATTTCTCATAAAGGAAATGCAAATACTGGAGAAATAGAATGACATGTTGGACTGTGAGGTCTTTCAAATTGGGCAAAAGAAATGTTTCACTATATGCTGAGTGGAGAATTGCATTTAGTAAAGCTGCCTTTTGGGGAGTTACAGGACATGTCAGAGTAGTATTCATCATGCCATCTGATTTATTTAACTTGTCCTCAATGTTATCCTCTTCTGAAAGTACTGGACTAAAACCATTTTGAAcaacttcttttttctccattttctcattttgggGAAAGTCAATGTAACCAATAACTGATTCCATATTCACATTTGTCCCTTCAAGGCTGTCATCGCCAATGCTTAAGAAAACCTTTAAGCAAGCACAGGTAATTGATTCAGGAATGTCAGGGAACTGCTGTAGACAGAACTGTAACAAATGTACATCTCTCTTTTCTAAGGCAACTGCCATCAAGTCAGGGCACAAACTGTAAGAAAGTACTTGAGTTTGGATGAGTTGTACGAGACTACTCTGAGGATAAAAAGGTGGTTCTGTCTTACACCTTCCCACCAGTTCTGAAACTATGTGCCCAATAGTAATTTGAAAGTCAGGTGTCCGTTTATCAGCCAAAAACTTACTCAACTGTTGTTCAAGGTGTTTTTCAGAAGTATCCTTTATGCCTGATAGAAACTCTTTGTTTGTTGAATCCTCCAGCTGAGACCTTGTCTCATTTTTTCTTGTCCTTAAACTTCTCTTTGAATGTCCTTTAAGGGATACTAAATTATTTGAATCTTGTGATTCAAGTCCATCTCCTTGAAATGTTCCCCAGTTTACAAAGTGGGACATAGTTTGGGTACGTGACCACTGGTCCCCTGTGGTAATTCCTTTGAAGTTTGTAATGTCTGAAACTTAATATTCCAAATAGAGATGTTTTCTTTAGGAGCCTTGAGTGAAGTTCCCATGACTGCTACATGATCCTTATCAAGAATGGCAAATGAATCACCCTTCAAAACATTGCCAGATACAGAAGTCTTGAGTAAGAGGGATGTGACTAGTACTTTCTTCTCTTCAGGTTTATCCTTATTTAGTGGTATCAAAGTTTCATATATACACCCATTACAGCTTAAACACAGCAAAGTGACTAATCTTTCATTCACAGATGCAGCAAAACTCAATGTAACTGGTTCTTCTTCTCCAGGTAAAAGGGTATATTTGCATAAGTTATGTGGATTAAACATTTGCACATACACAAAataatttccatgtttttctgtaaCAAATATTAAAACAGGCTGAGTAGAGTCCAAGAAAAGTTTTGTCCACTTAataacttcttcatctgaaataacAGCTTCAATTTTTTGTTGGGGTTCTGCAAGCAAAACATCTAGACTTCGAACAGCACCTTCTTTGAACAATACAAGTGGTTCAGTATTTTGTATTGAATGTATTCTATATACATCAGCAGACAGTGTTGCTTTGAATACTTTGTCCAAATTCACATCTTCGTTTTTCCATACTCTTAAAACCTTATCATCATGGACAACAACATACTCCCCAGTCTGGAAGTTGCACACAGCTGGACATGTTATAGTTTGACCTTGCTTCACTGACCAGCAACCCAACGGTTTCTGATCTGAAACCTTGTAGAGGATGACGGTTCTGCCGCGATCAGTGACCAGGAATAGGTCTCCTTTCTGTCCTTGCTCGACACCCAGCAGGCCATCGAGGCCAGCACCCAGCACGAGACCACCCAGGGTAAAACCCCAGAATTCAATTTTTGAGAAgcaaattttgtatttttctcttgaGTACATTTATCATGCATGTGTCTATCTAGTCTGCAATTGTCACAGAAAGCAACTTGGTTGGTATTAGCCACACTTTATACTGTTTCCAAAACCTTGCCATCTAATTCTTTCACTCTCTTGGAAAAGTGTCTTAACTAATTAGTTTGTTCAAAGATTCAAAAGTTTTGGCTGAACTTCATTTGTGAGGTTAATTGAGCCAAAACAGAATCTTGTTTAGTCCCAGTGGCTTCTGTCTAGAATACGTCCCAAGTACTTCCCTGGACTAGTTTATGATGCTTCCAGCCCCATTCTCTGCCCACTGTCTTTGCCCTATTTCCTGATCAGATATATCAACTCTAAATAGCTGGGAGATTGTTCTGACTATTCACTTACCAGTAGCTACCATAGagttaatttttagaaattttagaaatttagaaatattactttccaacttagaagactaagtattggtttcaaggcagaagagtagtaagggctaggcaattagggttaaatgacattgagcccagggtcacatagcaagaaaatatttgagaccagatttgaacctaagacctctcatctccagatctggctatctgaaccacctagttgtcccctacTATAGAATTTCAGCCACACTAGCATTAATCCAAATTGTCTAAAGGCCATCATGAGATCCCTGACACTAGATACACCCACAAGACTTCTTTCCCCAATTATTCTACCCTGAATTCTGCTCACTTGGGTCTGATGTGTATCTCACTTTCTGGTCAACAAAACCTAAAGATCCCTGAACCTAACCATCTACTTTGTCACTATATCCTAAGGATAACTAGGCCTTTCCATCTATCCTGTAGCTGAACTTTTCTCtgaattagaatgtgaactctttaagAGTAGGAGACTATCAGGGAAgctgggtagtttagtggatagagagccaagtctagagatgggaggtcctgggttcatatctggcctcagacaccttctagctgtgtgaccctgggcaaataatttaactccaattgcctagcccttatcactctcccgccttgaaaccaatacttactattgagtctaagtttaaaaaaagagtaggaaactctcacttctctcttctagctcttagCACCATGTTtgcatttaataagtacttaataagggTTTTTATATTACATTCCATAGAAACAGGCCCCTAGTCCCTCGGGTCTATCTGACATTGTCCATTTGCTTTTCCGATTACAATCCTTTGGAGCTATCTTTCCGGATGGAGACAAATTTGGaggccttttctccttccttttaataGGTATCAATGGGACCTGATTATATAAATATCCTGTTTATGCTGTTCTGAGTTATCAGTTAGTTATCCAGAACCTAGAAATTTTCAAACACTAGATCTTTAGGGGTGCTGCATCCTCAAAGATTGAGTGAAGTAAAAAACAAGTACTCTTGAGAATCTACATTagtttcctatatttccctacaTGAGTCATCTGCCACATTTGTATTACTCCTAAGGTATAAGCCAACCAGAACTCCAAGGGTTCTACAAGTGAAAGTGGATATATTCTCTACAAGTTTTCCATACCAAATTCTTGGTAATAGTATTGTTA is from Gracilinanus agilis isolate LMUSP501 chromosome 2, AgileGrace, whole genome shotgun sequence and encodes:
- the CDKN2AIPNL gene encoding LOW QUALITY PROTEIN: CDKN2AIP N-terminal-like protein (The sequence of the model RefSeq protein was modified relative to this genomic sequence to represent the inferred CDS: inserted 1 base in 1 codon; deleted 1 base in 1 codon) encodes the protein MHSGKAAVGQDRFQRRRVEEQLKGSGQATEFAVQFRVCSESKKHWKARMEFILRHLPDYRDQQPXSRLDQPLALSMVWANYFFLPYGHNKELLDKVIEIASGIEVEEDLPQFKTRDELIKKCGNPQTLSTFKAASSGRAFTHDFDFCPFEMLCNDQLERDSEGACY
- the LOC123233898 gene encoding LOW QUALITY PROTEIN: nucleolar protein 11-like (The sequence of the model RefSeq protein was modified relative to this genomic sequence to represent the inferred CDS: inserted 1 base in 1 codon), encoding MYSREKYKICFSKIEFWGFTLGGLVLGAGLDGLLGVEQGQKGDLFLVTDRGRTVILYKVSDQKPLGCWSVKQGQTITCPAVCNFQTGEYVVVHDDKVLRVWKNEDVNLDKVFKATLSADVYRIHSIQNTEPLVLFKEGAVRSLDVLLAEPQQKIEAVISDEEVIKWTKLFLDSTQPVLIFVTEKHGNYFVYVQMFNPHNLCKYTLLPGEEEPVTLSFAASVNERLVTLLCLSCNGCIYETLIPLNKDKPEEKKVLVTSLLLKTSVSGNVLKGDSFAILDKDHVAVMGTSLKAPKENISIWNIKFQTLQTSKELPQGTSGHXTQTMSHFVNWGTFQGDGLESQDSNNLVSLKGHSKRSLRTRKNETRSQLEDSTNKEFLSGIKDTSEKHLEQQLSKFLADKRTPDFQITIGHIVSELVGRCKTEPPFYPQSSLVQLIQTQVLSYSLCPDLMAVALEKRDVHLLQFCLQQFPDIPESITCACLKVFLSIGDDSLEGTNVNMESVIGYIDFPQNEKMEKKEVVQNGFSPVLSEEDNIEDKLNKSDGMMNTTLTCPVTPQKAALLNAILHSAYSETFLLPNLKDLTVQHVILFLQYLHFLYEKCSENASMTLPGPCPPTLNQIMDWICLLLDAHFTVVVMIPEAKGILASLYKFVKAQVWVYSELNKIEGSLQQLQKLYQQRNMGLYSIEVLELI